The genomic DNA TTGCTGATATCAAATTCATTGACTTGGTTTTGATAGTCAACAGCTACCACCCGCACAATGCTGTCATTACGTGGTGAGGCCGCCACCATGGCTTGATAGTCAATGGCACAAGGCAATACAAAGCCGTCATTGTAATCGGTGTGCTCTCCAATTAAGTTCACCCGTCCGGGCGCTTGGATCAGCTTTTCAGGAGCCTTGCCGGTCATTTCGGTAAAGGCTGCAGAAACCTTATCAATAAGTTGTTGTTGGCGTTCTGACATTTCAGGCTCCCCTAGTTAGTTTGTTCTTTGTAATGCACATCGCTTAGCTCACGCAGCTTAGCTGCGGCTTGCTCAGCGGTTAAATCGCGTTGGCTTTCAGCCAGCATTTCATAACCCACCATAAACTTACGTACACTAGCCGAGCGTAATAAGGGTGGATAAAACAAGGCATGTAATTGCCAATGTTCGCTTGAAGTATCACCTTCTTTAAAGAAAGGCGCGTAGTGCCAACCCATTGAGTAAGGGAAAGAGCACTTGAATAAATTATCGTAACGGCTAGTCAGCTTTTTAATTGCTAACGCTAAGTCGTCACGTTGAGCATCACTTAATTCACTGAGACGGCGAATATGAGTTTTAGGCAGCAACATGGTTTCAAAGGGCCATGCTGCCCAATACGGCACTACCGCAAGCCAATGCTCAGTTTCCACTACCACACGCTCTTTTGCCGCCAGCTCTTTGGTCGCATAATCCACCAATAAGTTGCTACCATGCTGTTGATAGTAGTCACGTAGGTGTTGGTCTTTGCGCTCTATTTCGTTAGGCAAAAAGCTGTTAGCCCAAATTTGTCCGTGCGGATGTGGCTGTGAGCATCCCATGGTCTCACCTTTATTTTCAAAGGCTTGAACCCAAAGGTAATCTTTACCCAACTCTTCAATTTGTTCATTCCAGGTATCAATCACCCCGCGGATCGCTGGCAAGGATAATTCAGGCAAAGTTTTGCTGTGATCCGGTGAAAAACAAATCACTCGGCTAAGACCGCGCGCTTCCATACTGGTAAATAGTGGGTCATCGGACTTAGGTACATCCGGCGAATCGGTCATCAAGGCGGCAAAGTCATTAGTAAATACGTAAGTACCTTGATAATCCGGGTTTTTATCTCCAGAAATGCGGGTATTACCAGCACATAAAAAACATTTCTCATCGTAACTGGGCAACTGTTCGGTAGCAGGCGCCTCGTCTTGACCGCTCCAAGGGCGCTTGGCACGGTGCGGCGACACCAAAATCCATTGCCCAGTTAAGGGATTATAGCGGCGGTGCGGATGCTCAGTTGGGTCAAATACTGTGTTCAACATAGTCTTTCATCTCTCCATCAAAGTGTCGGTCAGCACTTTGTAAATATCATCTAATTATTGCTCATAACCCTGCGGGTTATTGGATTGCCAATGCCAAGTATCAGCGCTCATTTCTTCTAATGTTCTAGTCGCTTTCCAGCCTAATAAACGCTCGGCTTTATCGGTGGCCGCCCAACACTCTGCAATATCACCTTGGCGACGCGGACAGATTTGGTAAGCGATGTCTTTACCGCTAGCACTGCTAAACGCCTTTACTACGTCTAATACTGAGCTGCCTTTGCCGGTGCCCAAGTTAAAAATATGCAGACCCGCTTGTTGGCCCACTTTAGTTAAAGCCGCCACGTGCCCGTCGGCTAAATCCATTACATGAATGTAGTCCCGCACTCCGGTGCCATCGGGAGTTGGGTAGTCATCACCAAATACCGACAAGCTTTCACGACGCCCTACCGCTACCTGGGCGATAAATGGCATTAAGTTGTTGGGAATGCCTTGGGGATCTTCACCCATCAATCCACTGGGGTGAGCTCCCACCGGGTTAAAGTAGCGCAATAGCGTCACGCTTAATTCTGGCGCGGCCTTTTGAATATCGGCATAGCATTCTTCAATCATGTACTTACTGCGACCATAAGGGTTGGTAACGGCACCAGTAGGCATGCTTTCATCAATTGGCATTTTAGTTGGTTCACCGTATACCGTGGCAGATGAGCTAAACACCATGCTGTTCACCCCAGCCTTGCGCATCACATCTATCAGCACTAAGGAACCAGACACATTGTTATCGTAGTATTCAAAGGGCTTTTGCACCGACTCCCCTACTGCCTTTAGGCCAGCGAAGTGGATGACTGAATCAATTTTATGTTGCGCAAACACTGTCTCTAATACGGCGCGATCGCGCACATCGCCTTGATAAAAAACCGGGCGGTGTTGGGTTAAACTTTCGATGCGCTTGAGAACCTCTGACTTACTGTTACATAAGTTATCTAAAATAATCGGCTCTACACCTGCTTTGATTAGCTGCACACAGGTATGACTACCGATGTAACCCATACCGCCTGTTACCAACACCTTCTTCATGGTTCTCTCCCAATAAACGCCTGTTCAGGTTTTCAAGTAAGTACTGCTTAGCACAGCCTTGTTAAATTGAATTTAAGCACCAAAGGGAAAACGTTTCCACTATTTTTTTCAACTGCTAATTTTAATCTGTATTTTTTGCGATCAAGATCGCGACAACTGAAAAAATAGCCAGTAAATCATGCTAAAAAAGGCTTTGAATAAGGGTTACTAGAGTAATAACAGCGTATTTCCAGGCTAAACCGACCAACTAAGAGGCTTAACCCTAGACTCTATTTTTGTAAACGATTACCCAGCAGCAATAGTTTAAGAAAGATTAGCGCCCTAGTTCAAACTAGAGTCACTAATCCGCTGCTTTTTGTAGATAAAGCTTCTGCAAACTAGGGCAACAAAAGGATATTGATATGATAAATAATTATAGAAATGGAAACTGCGTGATATTAATCCACAAAATAGCTGAGCTTACACTTGTACGCCAAACTAAAAATAACTAAAATGGCGCGCTTATTGGGCTCCTCGCCTCTCCTCCTTATCAAAGGTAAAAACATGCAGCACATCGTTAGTTTGTTAGAGCGTCAAGCTAAACAACAACCGCAACAGGTCGCATTGAAAATTTGGCGCGATCAAGCCTGGCAATGTTTTTCATGGAAGGATTTTTCTCAGCAATGGACGCAAGTGGCCAAAGGCTTAATTAACTTAGGTCACCAACCGCAACAGGGGGTGGCAATTATGTCGCCGAATATGCCTGAGTGGACCATTGCCGATCTCGGGATATTAGCCGCACGTGGTTGTGTAGTACCTATCTATCCCACCAATACCGTTGAGCAAAGCCAGTACATAGCAGAGGATGCCAACTGCAAAATTTTATTTGTTGGCCAGCAAGAACAACTCGAAATTGGCGTGCAGTTACTCGAATCTGGTAGCATCGAAACCATCGTTTGTTTTGAAACTTGCCTGCGGCCAGCGAATACTAACATACTGAGCTGGAACGAGTTTTTAGCTCTAGGCCAGAACAGCGATAACACAGACTTAGCAACCCGTCGCCAACAAATAAAAATGGACGACCTCGCCACTCTAATTTACACCTCTGGCACCACTGGTGAGCCCAAAGGGGTAATGCTTGATCACGCCAATTTCGCCAGTGCATTTGCCATGCACGACCAACGATTATCCGTGGACAGCAGTGATGTATCGCTGAGCTTTTTACCCTTAAGCCATGTATTTGAGCGCGCTTGGACTTATTACGTCCTTTATCGGGGCGCTAGCAATATCTACTTAGAAGATCCGGCTAAAATCCAAGAAGCACTACCGCGTAGCCAAGCCACTTTGATGTGCAGCGTGCCGCGCCTGTACGAGAAAATTCATTCGGCCATCTTACAAAAAGTGAGCAAAGCCTCTACAGGAAAACAAGCCTTATTTAACTGGGCAATGGAAATTGCCGAGCAAGCCCTAACGCTAAAACAAACTCAGCAACAGCCGAACCTAGTTCACAAGCTGCAATATCGGCTCGCCAATAAGTTGGTGCTAAGTAAGCTACGTGCCATATTCGGCCCCGCTAAATTGCTTCCTTGCTCGGGAGCAAAGTTAGCCGACGACATCAACCACTTCTTCCAATGCCTGAACGTGCCCATTACCTATGGCTACGGCATGACCGAATCAACCGCTACGGTATCTTGTTATACCGAACAGCATAAGTGTCTTGGCAGTATTGGGCAGCCACTGGATGGCCTGCAAGTAAGAATTTCTGAGCAAGGTGAAATTCTGGTTAAAGGCCCAACGGTAATGCGCGGTTATTACAACAAACCCGAAGCCACCGCTGAAACTATGGTTGATGGTTGGCTACATACCGGGGATGCTGGCAATCTTGACGCCGAAGGCAACCTACAGCTTACCGAACGAATTAAAGAATTAATGAAAACCTCGGGCGGCAAATACATTGCACCACAACGGGTTGAAGGCGCATTAATCCGCGAACCATTAATCGAACAAGTGGCCATTATTGCCGATGCCCGTCATTTTGTGTCGGCGCTGATTGTACCGGCCTTTGAAGTCTTGGAGCAGCATGCGAAACAATTAGGCATTAAGTGGCAACACCGTGATGAACTGCTAGAAAACACTGAAATTAAAAACTTAATTCAGAGTCGTTTAAAGCAAGTACAGGCCAATTTGGCCCGCTTTGAACAGGTGAAAAAATTCACTCTGTTACCTAGAGAGTTTTGTATGAAGCAAGGCGAGCTCACCCCAACTTTGAAATTAAGACGAGCGGTAATTGAAAGCCGTTTTGCCGAGCAAATCAGCGCCATGTACGCCGATCCCACTCGCGCTTAAGCAGCACCACACAAAGCAGAATATTAAAGGCGCCTCAGGCGCCTTTATTCTTGCCAGCGTTGCCGCATATTAGCAATGGTTTGCCGACTCACCCCATGCTCGTTGCCATAATTGCCACGACAACAGCGGATAATCAATTTAGCCCCAGTTCGAGCGGCAATGTCTCGGTAAGCCTGCATTTCCCACAGCTCTACAAAAGTATTAGCGACAACTACACTCTTGCCCATCTTTAACTGCTGCTCGGTTTGCTGCTGACACCAAGCGTGCGCGTGGCTCAATTTTTGTGGCTGAAAATGATAATGGCCCTGTTTATCAACAAAAAACATATCCGCTTCTAGGTGCACACCGGGCAAGCTTTTAGCTAGAGTCGATTTGCCGC from Agarivorans gilvus includes the following:
- a CDS encoding UDP-glucose--hexose-1-phosphate uridylyltransferase, with translation MLNTVFDPTEHPHRRYNPLTGQWILVSPHRAKRPWSGQDEAPATEQLPSYDEKCFLCAGNTRISGDKNPDYQGTYVFTNDFAALMTDSPDVPKSDDPLFTSMEARGLSRVICFSPDHSKTLPELSLPAIRGVIDTWNEQIEELGKDYLWVQAFENKGETMGCSQPHPHGQIWANSFLPNEIERKDQHLRDYYQQHGSNLLVDYATKELAAKERVVVETEHWLAVVPYWAAWPFETMLLPKTHIRRLSELSDAQRDDLALAIKKLTSRYDNLFKCSFPYSMGWHYAPFFKEGDTSSEHWQLHALFYPPLLRSASVRKFMVGYEMLAESQRDLTAEQAAAKLRELSDVHYKEQTN
- the galE gene encoding UDP-glucose 4-epimerase GalE gives rise to the protein MKKVLVTGGMGYIGSHTCVQLIKAGVEPIILDNLCNSKSEVLKRIESLTQHRPVFYQGDVRDRAVLETVFAQHKIDSVIHFAGLKAVGESVQKPFEYYDNNVSGSLVLIDVMRKAGVNSMVFSSSATVYGEPTKMPIDESMPTGAVTNPYGRSKYMIEECYADIQKAAPELSVTLLRYFNPVGAHPSGLMGEDPQGIPNNLMPFIAQVAVGRRESLSVFGDDYPTPDGTGVRDYIHVMDLADGHVAALTKVGQQAGLHIFNLGTGKGSSVLDVVKAFSSASGKDIAYQICPRRQGDIAECWAATDKAERLLGWKATRTLEEMSADTWHWQSNNPQGYEQ
- a CDS encoding AMP-dependent synthetase/ligase — protein: MQHIVSLLERQAKQQPQQVALKIWRDQAWQCFSWKDFSQQWTQVAKGLINLGHQPQQGVAIMSPNMPEWTIADLGILAARGCVVPIYPTNTVEQSQYIAEDANCKILFVGQQEQLEIGVQLLESGSIETIVCFETCLRPANTNILSWNEFLALGQNSDNTDLATRRQQIKMDDLATLIYTSGTTGEPKGVMLDHANFASAFAMHDQRLSVDSSDVSLSFLPLSHVFERAWTYYVLYRGASNIYLEDPAKIQEALPRSQATLMCSVPRLYEKIHSAILQKVSKASTGKQALFNWAMEIAEQALTLKQTQQQPNLVHKLQYRLANKLVLSKLRAIFGPAKLLPCSGAKLADDINHFFQCLNVPITYGYGMTESTATVSCYTEQHKCLGSIGQPLDGLQVRISEQGEILVKGPTVMRGYYNKPEATAETMVDGWLHTGDAGNLDAEGNLQLTERIKELMKTSGGKYIAPQRVEGALIREPLIEQVAIIADARHFVSALIVPAFEVLEQHAKQLGIKWQHRDELLENTEIKNLIQSRLKQVQANLARFEQVKKFTLLPREFCMKQGELTPTLKLRRAVIESRFAEQISAMYADPTRA
- a CDS encoding AAA family ATPase, with translation MSKTALTLTLIRGLPGSGKSTLAKSLPGVHLEADMFFVDKQGHYHFQPQKLSHAHAWCQQQTEQQLKMGKSVVVANTFVELWEMQAYRDIAARTGAKLIIRCCRGNYGNEHGVSRQTIANMRQRWQE